CTGAAGAAGAGCTTCCTGGAATCCATAGAATCCGAAAGGAGGGTCGTCTATGAAGCTTGAGGTACAGATCCTTCAGGACATCGTCGATTATTGCGATGAGATTGAGTCGGATCTGGAATACTTCGGAGATGACGTGGAGGCATTCGTTGATAACAAGCGCTTCCAGAGGTCCGTGGAATTCTGTCTCTTCCAGATAGGCGAGAAGGTCAAATCCCTGAGGTCCAAGTTCGGCTCCCGCTACATGACCGACTACTGGAAGAAGATCGCTGGAATGAGGGACGTCATCGGCCATGGCTACGATTCCTTCGACCA
This DNA window, taken from Candidatus Methanomethylophilaceae archaeon, encodes the following:
- a CDS encoding DUF86 domain-containing protein, with translation MKLEVQILQDIVDYCDEIESDLEYFGDDVEAFVDNKRFQRSVEFCLFQIGEKVKSLRSKFGSRYMTDYWKKIAGMRDVIGHGYDSFDHESVWPIVKNGIPELRDICRGVIEDLDGND